The region ATAGAGTTAGAGAAAGTTATCGAATCTCAGTATATCACACGTAGTATCACTGGTCGTGCGGATGAACTGATTGCCCAATCTAATGAGCTTATCATTCAGAATTATTATGCAACGAAGTTATCTAACTTATCGCTAAAGTATTATAATGAGATGCTTACTTCTGGATATGCAAAGAGTGAGGATGAAAAACAAGAACTAATCGCCAGGTTTAGTGATCAATTATTAGATATTAATATTGAGTTGCTAAATTTTAGAGAGAAGCTGTGGTACTTTAAAGCGCATGTATGGTTGTGTTTCTTGATACAAGATTATCGCAATGCTTATAAATATGCTAAGTTATGGGTAGCGTTATTTTACGACCACCCAAAGATGATATTAAGTCACCCAATATGGTACCTTAAGGGAAATTCGTATCTATTTAAAATACTGCTACTATTTAAGTCGGTAGACAAATATATTTATTGGAACAATAGACTAGAAGAACAATTGACAAGCGAGAACTTCCCACAATCAGAGAATATTAATTCACAGGCATTCTTATTGCAGTTTAGCAACAAACTGAATATCGAATTTATACAGCAGACATATAGTGGAAGTACAATCTTTGTAAAACAACTGCAACGAGGGATCAATGAATATAGTAATATGATAGATGAGCACCACTTTCATATTCTATATTTTAAAGTAGCTTCATTGTACTTTGGGTATAAGAAATATGAAGATTCCTTAGCCTATACAGCACGTATTTTAGCGAATACTGACTATACGGTACAGGAAGATTTGCTGTTTCACACCCGTATTTTATCGTTAATGGCACAATTCGAATCAGGACAAGATCAACACTATGAAGACTTTATCAAAGCGAATAGAAACTTGATGAAAAAGATGAAAAACAAGACTGAGATACACGACACTTTTATGAAGTTATTTGAGGGACTTTTAGGATCGTCATCTAAAGAGCAAGTTGTTGTCTTAAAGGAGTTTGTCGAAAAGATGGAACTGCTGTATGACAATAAGTTTTATATCCGTAGTATTCTGTATATCGATGTGCTAAATTGGGCTAAAAGGAAACTAAGTTAATAAGGTAATATCACATTAAGTAAAATAGAAAGCCACGCATACTGTGAAGTTGTTGTGGCTTTGTTTGTTAAAAAAGGCTTGCTTGTATCAAAAGAATTACTATCTTCGCCTCTGTATTAGAGTAATAATACAGTATTAATTCCAGAGAATAGGTTATACTTAGTTGTATATGAAAAGGGAATCGTGTGAGAATCACGAACTGTCGCGCAACTGTAAGTAACATGCTAGTTTTTATCCTAGTGATCCACTGTTATGATTTAAGATAATGGGAAGGACGATAAAAGCTGTTACAAGTCAGGAGACCTGCCTTATTCTGTTTTATAGACTATGCTTTCGCGGTTTAGAGCTTCATGTCAAGTTGGAATGTGTTAATTCATTCATCCTATAAGTTGTATCTAGGATAAGCACATTGTATCTTTTCATTTTAATCCAAACCATTTTATCGAATAGCACACAGATAAGTTATTATCAGGTCTATATTATTGTTACAATACTGTAGGACTAACAAGCATAATGATGTTATTAGAAGCAGATATAGAAGAGCGCAAATTAAAAGCTGTGACCAGTGTGTTTAAAGTAGTATTTCCAGATACTACTAATCACCATAACACGATGTTCGGAGGTCGAGTAATCATGATGATGACTGAGACTGCTTTTATGACTGCAACACGTTTCTGCCGTAAGAGCTTTGTGATCGTTAGCAGTGATAAAATAGATTTTAGACAACCCATACCAGCAGGCTCATTAGTTGAGATGGTAGGAGAGGTAGAGTCTATCGGTAATACGAGTATTCGTATCCGCGTTAATGTGTATAGAGAGAAGATGAAGGAAGAGGAACGCATAAAGGTAGTGACAGGTGTATTCACCCTCGTCGCATTAGATGATAATTTCAAACCGATATCTATATTAGATTAGGTTTTATACAAGTAAATTTTGTAAGCATCTTACATTTTTTAGTTTTTGGTAGGGGGATAGACAGGTTAGTGTCTATCCCCATTTTTTTACGCCTGTTTTAACCTAGAACATGCAATAGAAAAAATAGCAAAAAGTAATTATACAAAATAGGTCTGAATTAGCTCTACAATCATACTATAGTATGATTGTAGAGCTAATGATAGAATTGCTTTGTAGTATTTGGCTAATGTTGATTCTGGATTTAATCAAGTCTTTGAGGTCTAAACATTGGCCTCATTATAGAGATCTAACTCAATGATTTAATCTTTTATAAGAGGTATAATGGATCAATCTCAAAAGTTGTGTTTATGCATAAAGCTTAGTCAATCTGTATAAAAA is a window of Myroides oncorhynchi DNA encoding:
- a CDS encoding acyl-CoA thioesterase gives rise to the protein MLLEADIEERKLKAVTSVFKVVFPDTTNHHNTMFGGRVIMMMTETAFMTATRFCRKSFVIVSSDKIDFRQPIPAGSLVEMVGEVESIGNTSIRIRVNVYREKMKEEERIKVVTGVFTLVALDDNFKPISILD